A genomic region of Nitrospira sp. contains the following coding sequences:
- a CDS encoding DUF5069 domain-containing protein, whose protein sequence is MIQPTYPRSPKALLCGIAHLGRLIDKIRLRHAGQIQDYNYITVGFDQYLVEFLGIDAKLFEQRVLAGGTDEELLVWVKGNGRKPSEQEIGQWTQALLASGPKDDAARQRFQGRLKDIATKRGVTVSSLPAVTTWVDVIELDEERL, encoded by the coding sequence ATGATCCAACCAACCTATCCCCGCAGCCCTAAGGCTCTCCTCTGCGGCATCGCTCATCTCGGGAGGTTGATCGACAAGATTCGTCTGCGCCATGCCGGGCAGATTCAGGATTACAACTACATCACTGTGGGGTTCGATCAGTATCTTGTCGAGTTTCTTGGGATCGACGCGAAATTGTTCGAACAGCGTGTCTTGGCAGGTGGGACGGATGAAGAGCTACTCGTCTGGGTGAAGGGCAATGGCCGCAAGCCATCTGAACAGGAAATCGGGCAATGGACACAGGCGCTACTGGCTTCTGGACCAAAAGATGATGCAGCTCGCCAGAGATTCCAAGGTCGTTTGAAGGACATCGCGACCAAGCGCGGTGTGACCGTGAGTTCCTTGCCAGCTGTGACGACCTGGGTAGATGTGATCGAACTAGATGAAGAACGTCTCTGA
- a CDS encoding AAA family ATPase produces the protein MALSTSVHDLRTLIRSSHPLVVIETVEEERVLALLQSVTAQERMPLFEWSITRGLTRADEGATLSKMTATPLAVLQHLHGLTVEAVFWLKDLGPHLQDPAVCRQLREVSALYSRSRATCVLTGQPISLPMDLDKIAVRLELKLPDRDELHSMLRGLLQSLRSRTPARPRSTTLVHSMLTSISETTAADNGPTTQASDAILRALQGMTLHQARQVMAQCIVEHGSLSPGDVQTILQRKVQAIKDGGLLEYYPVEDNRFELGGFTNLKSWLDRAQVGFTAEAKALNLTPPRGILLVGVPGCGKSLAAKAIAREWTLPLLKLDAGRLFDKFVGESEKNFRKAIEMAESLSPIVLWIDEIEKAMVAGGGSGDADAGLSRRLFGAFLTWLQEKKQDVFVVATANNLSSLPPELLRKGRFDEIFFVDLPDDTERESIWKIHLGLRKQDSKAFDLSKIVSASDGFSGSEIEQAVVTALYRALHQKTPLTTNLLIEELTQTIPLSVTRREDIDALRQTAEGRFVNVR, from the coding sequence ATGGCTCTGTCGACCAGCGTGCACGATCTCCGTACCTTGATCCGCTCCTCCCATCCTCTCGTCGTGATTGAAACGGTGGAGGAGGAGCGGGTCCTGGCCTTACTACAATCGGTGACCGCACAAGAGCGCATGCCACTTTTCGAGTGGTCCATCACCAGAGGGCTCACCCGCGCCGACGAGGGCGCAACCCTCAGTAAGATGACCGCAACCCCCTTGGCGGTGCTCCAGCACCTTCATGGGTTGACCGTGGAAGCGGTGTTTTGGCTCAAGGATCTCGGACCGCATCTGCAAGATCCCGCTGTCTGCCGACAGCTTCGAGAGGTGTCAGCTCTTTACAGCCGATCACGAGCCACCTGTGTGCTGACTGGTCAGCCGATCTCACTCCCAATGGACCTGGACAAAATCGCAGTGCGACTCGAGCTGAAACTGCCGGATCGAGACGAACTTCACTCCATGCTCCGGGGACTGCTCCAATCGCTGCGATCTCGAACGCCCGCTCGCCCACGCTCGACAACGCTTGTGCACAGCATGCTCACCTCGATCAGCGAGACCACGGCAGCCGACAACGGCCCCACAACCCAGGCGTCCGATGCGATCCTCCGCGCCTTACAGGGGATGACGCTCCATCAAGCTCGTCAGGTCATGGCCCAATGCATCGTAGAACACGGCTCTCTCTCTCCCGGGGACGTTCAAACCATCCTGCAACGTAAGGTGCAGGCGATCAAGGACGGCGGCCTCTTGGAATACTATCCCGTGGAGGATAATCGGTTTGAGTTGGGAGGCTTCACCAATCTGAAGTCCTGGCTGGATCGCGCCCAAGTTGGGTTTACCGCCGAAGCCAAAGCACTCAATCTCACCCCGCCTCGCGGCATTCTGTTGGTGGGCGTGCCGGGTTGCGGCAAGTCGCTCGCCGCCAAAGCCATCGCACGGGAATGGACACTTCCGCTTTTAAAGCTCGATGCCGGCCGGTTATTCGACAAGTTCGTCGGCGAATCGGAAAAGAATTTCCGCAAGGCGATTGAAATGGCGGAATCCTTGTCCCCGATTGTCCTCTGGATCGATGAAATCGAGAAAGCGATGGTCGCAGGCGGAGGAAGCGGCGACGCCGATGCAGGGTTGAGTCGACGACTCTTCGGCGCCTTTCTCACGTGGCTGCAGGAAAAAAAGCAGGACGTATTCGTCGTCGCCACAGCCAACAATCTATCGTCATTGCCGCCCGAACTCCTGCGCAAAGGGCGATTCGATGAGATCTTTTTTGTCGATCTACCGGACGATACTGAACGGGAGTCCATCTGGAAGATTCATCTCGGCCTCCGCAAGCAAGACAGCAAGGCGTTCGATCTGAGCAAGATCGTCAGCGCAAGCGATGGCTTCAGCGGCTCGGAAATAGAACAAGCGGTGGTCACGGCCCTCTATCGAGCGCTGCATCAAAAAACTCCGCTCACGACCAATCTGCTCATCGAAGAATTGACCCAGACGATTCCGCTTTCAGTCACCCGGCGTGAAGACATCGATGCGCTTCGGCAGACAGCCGAAGGCCGATTTGTGAACGTACGATAA
- a CDS encoding MBL fold metallo-hydrolase produces MMAALIRKTFSVPPLGCNCSIIGDPVTKQAVIIDPGGASERILREVQQLGLTVSHILHTHAHLDHFLASSEIKKATGAAICLHQDDLQLWNNLELQCRVFGVSYVPALAPDHWLTDEEKVMLGQVPIVALHTPGHTPGSMSFHVPNDQLLLAGDTLFRGSIGRTDLWGGNFEMIEASIRERLYTLDEATTVVTGHGPDTEIGLEKESNQFVRI; encoded by the coding sequence ATGATGGCTGCCTTGATTCGGAAGACCTTTTCGGTTCCGCCCCTCGGCTGTAACTGCTCGATTATCGGTGATCCGGTCACGAAGCAAGCGGTCATCATTGATCCAGGTGGTGCATCGGAGCGAATTCTCCGGGAAGTGCAGCAACTGGGTCTCACCGTCAGCCATATCCTGCATACGCATGCCCATCTCGATCACTTTCTAGCGTCCAGCGAGATCAAGAAGGCAACCGGTGCGGCGATTTGTCTGCATCAAGACGATCTTCAACTGTGGAACAACCTCGAACTTCAATGTCGGGTTTTTGGAGTCTCGTATGTGCCGGCACTGGCTCCGGACCATTGGCTGACGGATGAAGAAAAGGTGATGCTGGGGCAGGTGCCGATTGTCGCACTCCATACACCAGGCCATACGCCTGGATCGATGAGCTTCCATGTGCCGAATGACCAACTTCTGTTGGCCGGGGACACGCTCTTCCGGGGCAGCATCGGTCGGACCGACTTATGGGGCGGCAACTTTGAGATGATCGAGGCATCGATCCGAGAGCGACTCTACACCCTCGATGAAGCTACGACAGTTGTGACTGGCCATGGGCCGGATACCGAAATCGGTCTCGAAAAAGAATCAAATCAGTTTGTTCGTATATGA
- a CDS encoding TIR domain-containing protein, with protein MPTNHFDVFLSYHWRDHVRVEALARRLREQQLTVFLDRWYLTPGQSWPKALEATLANCRAVVVCIGPGEMGPWQQREQYLAIQRQVAAERQRQTFPVIPVLFPGSEPPLGFLSQLTWIDFRPRLDDPLLLHTLVSAIHGQPPGPDALETVRQTLATICPYRGLLYFREEDAPFFFGREAAIAQLTSAVQQHHLVAVVGASGSGKSSVVRAGLVPELRKSRDHVWEVATLVPTDRPVHALAAVLMPFLEPDMSEVTRLREMNQLAEDLLGRKTALRDVVDRVLAKQPGTDRLLLIADQWEELFTLCKDDKARRCFIDNILEATETSRLSTVLTLRGDFFGRAITDYRSLSDRVQGAQVNLSQMTREELRLAIEEPSKNVKLTFQAGLVDLMLGQAGDEPGKLPLLEFVLRRLWEDRQGGELHHEAYKAMGQLEGAIAHKAESIYGRLSAHDQRGVQQIFLRLVRPGEGEGDTRRRATFAEIGEGLRILVKMLADERLLVTSQLASSVEETIEVSHEALIRHWGQLKKWLNDDREYLAWQQRVNAKIKEWERYQRNSDLLLRGLPLTEALGWLKKRPGYISPPERQFVMVSKNRKVKQLIVTAIFSGLVLVLISHTIGLEVKTLNIHQIMLKAQSFFVSIHMEPEMVQIQGGAFQQGDVEGRGDSDERPVRMVTVKSFALGKYEVTFEEYDRFAIAGGRSLSDDSNWGRGSQPMIYVSWQDAKDYAQWLSEKTQKHYRLPTESEWEYAMRKGVRLEALAGTFGESQLEAFAVFKNNSSERTSVVGTKQPNGLGLYDMSGNVWEWVEDCWHKNYMGAPKDGSAWQEVKIGGCGQHVIRGGSWYKESEDLRPSKRGEKMFSYRGNGVGFRLAQDLP; from the coding sequence ATGCCGACGAATCACTTCGATGTCTTTCTGAGCTATCACTGGCGTGACCATGTGCGGGTCGAGGCGCTGGCGCGTCGGTTGCGCGAGCAGCAGCTCACCGTCTTTCTCGACCGGTGGTATCTCACCCCGGGGCAATCCTGGCCGAAGGCATTAGAGGCGACCCTTGCGAACTGTCGCGCGGTGGTCGTCTGCATCGGGCCAGGCGAGATGGGGCCCTGGCAGCAGCGGGAGCAGTATCTCGCGATCCAACGCCAGGTAGCGGCTGAGCGTCAGCGGCAGACCTTTCCCGTCATTCCCGTACTCTTTCCAGGCTCGGAGCCGCCGCTGGGTTTCTTGAGTCAACTCACCTGGATCGATTTCCGGCCTCGCCTCGACGATCCACTTCTGCTGCACACCCTGGTCAGCGCCATTCATGGCCAGCCGCCAGGACCAGATGCCCTGGAAACGGTCCGGCAGACGTTGGCGACGATCTGTCCCTATCGCGGCTTGCTCTATTTCCGCGAAGAAGATGCGCCGTTTTTCTTTGGGCGTGAAGCGGCGATCGCGCAACTCACCAGTGCGGTGCAGCAGCACCATCTTGTCGCAGTGGTAGGCGCGTCGGGCAGTGGGAAGTCGTCGGTCGTGCGAGCGGGTCTCGTGCCGGAGCTGCGGAAGAGTCGGGACCACGTCTGGGAGGTCGCGACGCTCGTGCCGACCGATCGACCCGTTCACGCGCTGGCGGCGGTGCTGATGCCATTTCTGGAACCGGACATGAGCGAAGTCACCCGATTGCGAGAAATGAACCAGTTAGCTGAGGACTTGCTTGGCCGGAAGACGGCTCTTCGCGATGTCGTCGACCGCGTGCTCGCCAAGCAGCCAGGCACCGATCGTCTGCTCCTGATTGCCGATCAGTGGGAGGAATTGTTTACGCTGTGCAAGGATGACAAGGCTCGGCGCTGCTTCATCGACAACATTCTTGAGGCGACGGAGACTTCAAGACTCAGCACGGTGCTCACCCTGCGGGGAGACTTTTTCGGTCGGGCCATTACGGATTACCGGTCACTATCGGATCGCGTGCAAGGGGCCCAGGTGAATCTGAGTCAAATGACGCGAGAGGAATTGCGCTTGGCCATCGAGGAGCCGTCGAAAAACGTCAAGCTCACGTTTCAAGCAGGCCTCGTTGATCTCATGCTGGGACAGGCGGGTGACGAACCGGGCAAGTTGCCGCTGCTGGAATTCGTGCTACGGCGGCTGTGGGAGGACCGGCAGGGCGGCGAACTCCATCACGAGGCCTACAAGGCGATGGGGCAGTTGGAGGGCGCAATTGCGCACAAGGCTGAATCGATCTACGGACGACTGAGTGCGCACGATCAACGAGGTGTGCAACAGATTTTCTTGCGTCTCGTGCGCCCGGGCGAGGGCGAAGGGGATACTAGACGGCGGGCAACGTTTGCGGAAATAGGAGAGGGACTTCGAATCCTCGTGAAGATGCTCGCTGACGAGCGGTTGTTGGTGACCTCCCAGCTCGCCAGCAGTGTGGAGGAAACTATTGAGGTATCGCATGAGGCTTTGATCCGTCATTGGGGACAGCTCAAGAAATGGTTGAATGATGATCGTGAATACCTTGCGTGGCAGCAGCGGGTGAACGCGAAAATAAAGGAATGGGAGCGGTATCAACGCAACTCAGATCTTCTCCTCCGTGGGCTTCCATTGACCGAAGCACTGGGGTGGCTAAAGAAGAGACCTGGCTATATCTCACCTCCCGAACGTCAATTTGTCATGGTCAGCAAGAATCGGAAGGTCAAGCAGCTCATAGTCACTGCCATCTTTTCTGGTCTCGTGCTGGTGCTGATTAGTCATACGATCGGGCTCGAGGTGAAAACCTTAAACATTCATCAAATCATGCTCAAGGCACAATCATTTTTTGTCAGTATCCATATGGAGCCTGAAATGGTGCAGATTCAAGGTGGCGCCTTTCAGCAAGGCGATGTTGAGGGACGTGGTGACTCAGATGAGAGACCTGTTCGCATGGTGACCGTGAAATCATTTGCTTTGGGCAAATATGAAGTAACATTCGAGGAATATGACCGGTTTGCCATCGCTGGGGGTAGGTCTTTGTCCGATGATTCAAATTGGGGGCGTGGCAGCCAGCCGATGATATACGTGTCTTGGCAGGATGCGAAGGACTACGCTCAGTGGCTGTCAGAGAAGACCCAAAAACACTATCGGCTGCCCACTGAGTCTGAGTGGGAATATGCGATGCGAAAAGGAGTACGGCTGGAAGCCTTGGCGGGCACTTTCGGGGAATCTCAACTTGAGGCGTTCGCAGTCTTTAAAAATAATTCAAGTGAGCGAACATCCGTCGTTGGGACAAAGCAGCCTAATGGTTTGGGGCTTTATGATATGAGCGGCAATGTATGGGAATGGGTGGAGGATTGCTGGCACAAGAACTATATGGGCGCACCAAAGGATGGCTCGGCCTGGCAGGAAGTGAAAATAGGAGGCTGCGGCCAACACGTGATCCGGGGCGGTAGCTGGTACAAGGAATCGGAGGATCTTCGTCCATCGAAGCGGGGCGAGAAGATGTTTAGTTATCGAGGCAACGGCGTTGGTTTTCGTCTTGCCCAGGACCTTCCCTAA
- a CDS encoding type II toxin-antitoxin system PemK/MazF family toxin, with protein MVIAPTTPTRGDVYLIELDPTRGSEIRKTRPCLVISPDELNQHLRTVIVAPMTTGGKAYLWRVRCRFRDRSGFVAIDQIRTVDSERLVKRVGRIAPNTLAAVLAVLQEMFTP; from the coding sequence ATGGTGATAGCTCCAACAACCCCTACCCGCGGTGATGTGTATCTGATTGAGCTCGATCCCACTCGAGGGAGTGAGATCAGAAAAACACGGCCCTGCCTTGTTATCTCTCCTGATGAGCTCAACCAGCATTTGCGGACGGTCATCGTGGCGCCCATGACCACCGGGGGTAAGGCCTATCTTTGGCGTGTTCGTTGCCGATTCCGTGATCGGAGTGGGTTTGTCGCAATAGACCAGATACGGACTGTTGATAGCGAGCGCCTCGTCAAACGAGTTGGGCGAATCGCGCCAAATACCCTCGCAGCCGTTCTTGCAGTCTTACAGGAAATGTTCACACCCTAG
- a CDS encoding AbrB/MazE/SpoVT family DNA-binding domain-containing protein — MKAHIIRIGNSRGIRLPKTLLQEAQLEDEVELQAEPGRILISKPSQPRAGWADAARRMREHDDDQLLDPPVPTQFDKKEWKW; from the coding sequence ATGAAAGCCCATATCATCAGAATCGGCAATTCCAGGGGCATCCGTCTTCCAAAAACCTTACTCCAAGAAGCCCAGCTTGAAGATGAAGTAGAGCTTCAGGCTGAACCAGGCAGAATTCTGATATCAAAGCCATCACAGCCACGAGCCGGCTGGGCAGACGCAGCCCGGCGCATGCGGGAGCATGATGACGATCAACTTCTTGATCCCCCGGTACCCACTCAGTTCGATAAGAAAGAGTGGAAATGGTGA
- a CDS encoding type II toxin-antitoxin system Phd/YefM family antitoxin, with translation MPQVDEFVSVSEAKNKLLALIRRMKHKQEVVAITRDGVPSAVLLSMDQFEGLMETIEILSDQKSMRALRRSLKQAEKGRWVSHDAVFGRENS, from the coding sequence ATGCCGCAGGTCGATGAGTTTGTCTCCGTCAGTGAGGCCAAAAATAAATTGTTGGCTTTGATCCGACGGATGAAGCACAAGCAAGAAGTCGTTGCTATTACACGTGACGGGGTCCCTTCGGCTGTACTTTTGAGTATGGATCAGTTTGAGGGGCTCATGGAGACAATTGAGATTCTGAGTGATCAAAAATCGATGCGTGCGCTCCGTCGATCTTTGAAGCAGGCTGAGAAAGGGCGGTGGGTCAGCCATGACGCGGTGTTTGGCCGCGAGAATTCGTGA
- a CDS encoding type II toxin-antitoxin system mRNA interferase toxin, RelE/StbE family: protein MKGYRARYTPEAAERVLKFHPQVKREIKEDIRELLISPLAGHSLQFELAGLRSYRVRTYRIIYRIHDDESCLDIVFVGPRRNVYEELRTLLLAREEN from the coding sequence GTGAAAGGCTACCGAGCTCGGTATACGCCGGAGGCGGCTGAGCGAGTCCTTAAGTTTCATCCTCAAGTTAAGCGAGAGATCAAGGAAGACATCAGGGAGCTATTGATCTCTCCGCTCGCAGGTCATTCTCTCCAATTTGAGCTCGCTGGACTTCGATCCTATCGTGTCAGGACCTATCGAATTATCTACCGCATTCATGATGATGAGTCGTGCCTTGATATTGTCTTTGTCGGTCCACGGCGAAACGTGTACGAAGAACTCAGAACCTTGCTGCTCGCAAGGGAGGAGAACTGA
- a CDS encoding uracil-DNA glycosylase, translating into MTLTPLQDLAQSLVNCERCKLAKLGRSQVVFGVGNPHASIMFVGEAPGLNEDQKGEPFVGAAGRILNDLLASAGLSRDHIYIANVIKCRPPNNRDPEQDEVETCKPFLLQQIQLIRPKLVCTLGNWATQTLLERKVGITKVKAQAFYMKDFVLFPLLHPAAALHQGNLLVTLKEDFKKLKEFLDRHSTPVEPTNAASTPAAPVLTIDPQPAQMDLFG; encoded by the coding sequence ATGACGCTCACTCCTCTTCAAGACCTCGCTCAATCCCTCGTCAACTGCGAGCGGTGCAAACTCGCCAAGCTCGGGCGCAGCCAAGTCGTCTTCGGCGTGGGGAACCCTCATGCCAGTATCATGTTTGTCGGAGAAGCGCCAGGTCTCAATGAAGATCAGAAGGGTGAGCCGTTCGTGGGGGCAGCCGGTAGAATCCTGAATGACCTCCTGGCCTCGGCAGGGCTCTCACGCGATCACATCTACATTGCCAACGTCATCAAATGCCGGCCGCCGAACAACCGAGATCCAGAGCAAGACGAAGTGGAAACGTGCAAGCCGTTCCTGCTACAGCAAATCCAATTGATTCGCCCCAAACTGGTCTGTACCCTGGGAAACTGGGCCACGCAGACCCTCTTAGAACGAAAAGTCGGCATCACGAAGGTGAAAGCACAAGCCTTCTACATGAAAGATTTCGTGCTGTTCCCCCTCCTACACCCAGCAGCTGCGCTCCATCAAGGCAACCTGCTCGTCACACTGAAAGAGGATTTCAAGAAGCTGAAAGAATTTCTCGACCGCCACTCCACACCGGTTGAGCCAACGAACGCAGCTTCTACCCCAGCCGCACCAGTCTTGACCATTGACCCCCAGCCAGCTCAGATGGACCTTTTTGGATAA
- the hpnD gene encoding presqualene diphosphate synthase HpnD (HpnD is found regularly in a locus responsible for the biosynthesis of squalene from farnesyl diphosphate, and is now recognized to function as a presqualene diphosphate synthase (EC 2.5.1.103).), protein MNASEAQAYCTAYTKKSGSNFYYSFLFLPKAKRDAMYTVYAFCKAVDSAVDEPAAGSNPKDELTRWREELDAVYSGIPTTPIMVSLAHHVKTLGIPKAYFEELIKGVEMDLFNNRYITFDELSLYCYRVASVVGLICLHIFGVTSARAQDYAVALGMAFQLTNILRDVGTDAAERRIYLPLDDLQKWNYPEKALLNRSYSAEFRALMEYEASRAHHYYKRADAALKELPPHERRALTVAEIMRGIYSRILDRIERSNYQVFGPRMSLTTTQRVVIALRVWLRSRFS, encoded by the coding sequence ATGAATGCCTCTGAAGCTCAAGCCTATTGCACGGCCTACACGAAGAAAAGCGGCAGCAATTTTTACTATTCGTTCCTCTTCCTTCCCAAAGCCAAACGCGATGCCATGTACACGGTCTATGCCTTCTGCAAGGCCGTCGACAGTGCCGTCGATGAACCGGCTGCCGGGAGCAACCCAAAAGACGAACTCACGCGCTGGCGCGAGGAGCTTGACGCGGTGTATTCCGGCATCCCGACTACTCCCATCATGGTGAGCCTCGCCCACCATGTGAAGACCTTGGGCATTCCAAAAGCGTACTTCGAGGAATTGATCAAAGGCGTCGAGATGGATCTGTTCAATAATCGATATATTACGTTCGATGAGCTGTCGCTCTATTGCTATCGCGTCGCCTCCGTGGTGGGGCTCATCTGTTTGCATATCTTCGGTGTCACATCGGCACGGGCACAGGATTATGCAGTGGCGCTCGGCATGGCCTTCCAATTGACGAATATCCTGCGCGATGTCGGAACGGATGCCGCCGAACGCCGGATCTATCTGCCGTTGGATGACTTGCAGAAATGGAACTACCCCGAGAAAGCCCTGCTGAATCGGAGCTATTCAGCTGAATTCCGAGCATTGATGGAGTACGAGGCATCACGAGCGCACCACTACTACAAGCGAGCCGATGCGGCCCTCAAAGAGCTGCCACCTCATGAACGCCGTGCGTTGACCGTGGCGGAAATCATGCGTGGCATCTACAGTCGGATCCTGGACCGGATCGAACGATCGAACTATCAGGTCTTCGGACCACGTATGAGTCTCACCACCACCCAACGAGTGGTTATTGCCCTACGGGTTTGGCTCCGATCCCGATTCTCGTGA
- a CDS encoding cobalamin-binding protein, with the protein MMCVPAYGRHNTMRICSLIPGATEIVAALDLADQLVGISHECDFPASVRQVPVMIEPLVGKDGGSGGEIDRQVKELVASGQRLYRLNEDAFCRASPDLILTQDLCHVCSVTPDQLTRVIESLQHRPNVLTLSPTTLDDMIHDIERIAQAADVLAKGRALTQELRRRVDHVRATTSRTSTRPRVVCLEWLDPLYVAGHWVPEMVALAGGRDVLGSQDAPSHETTWHAVVAARPDVVLIMPCGYSVERTINELRCLGQSGDAWRQACEQWPNLYVVDAASYFSRPGPRLVDGVELLASILHPTPDHPLDPDKAIKLEASTLTRSCAS; encoded by the coding sequence ATGATGTGCGTGCCCGCTTATGGCCGACATAACACAATGAGAATCTGCTCACTCATCCCCGGGGCAACAGAAATAGTTGCTGCTCTCGATCTGGCCGATCAGCTGGTCGGCATCAGCCACGAATGCGACTTTCCTGCCTCGGTTCGACAGGTCCCCGTCATGATCGAACCTCTGGTTGGAAAGGACGGAGGCTCCGGTGGAGAAATCGACCGGCAGGTCAAAGAATTGGTTGCGTCTGGGCAACGACTCTATCGACTCAATGAAGACGCGTTTTGCCGTGCTAGTCCGGACCTTATTCTCACGCAAGACCTGTGTCACGTGTGCTCGGTTACGCCGGACCAGCTCACACGCGTGATCGAGTCACTTCAACATCGACCCAACGTGCTCACGCTTAGTCCAACCACGTTGGACGACATGATCCATGATATCGAGCGCATCGCCCAAGCGGCAGACGTACTCGCGAAGGGACGGGCACTCACCCAGGAACTCCGTCGTCGAGTGGACCACGTACGCGCCACAACCAGTAGGACGTCCACGCGCCCGCGCGTGGTGTGTCTGGAATGGCTGGATCCTCTCTATGTCGCAGGTCACTGGGTTCCGGAAATGGTTGCGCTGGCCGGTGGCCGCGATGTCCTCGGATCTCAGGATGCTCCATCGCATGAAACGACGTGGCATGCCGTGGTAGCCGCTCGACCAGACGTAGTCCTCATCATGCCTTGCGGGTACTCCGTCGAGCGCACGATCAACGAGCTCCGGTGCCTCGGACAATCCGGTGACGCATGGCGGCAGGCGTGCGAACAGTGGCCGAATCTTTACGTCGTCGATGCGGCCTCCTACTTCAGCCGCCCTGGCCCTCGACTCGTCGACGGCGTGGAACTGCTCGCATCCATTCTGCATCCGACCCCTGACCATCCCCTTGACCCAGACAAGGCGATTAAACTTGAGGCCTCCACGCTGACCAGGAGCTGCGCATCATGA
- a CDS encoding HAD family phosphatase: protein MHAVIFDFDGVIADTEPLHFESLRRILADIEISLTKQDYYADYLGFDDRGCILEALRINRRPTSPSLLKELMTKKAAAYLTSIKDHLVIFPGVREFVEAAAATYPIAIASGALRPEIELVLEQIGIRKAFGHITSAEDVTCGKPNPEPFLQALAGLNRHQSTAAISPDSCLVIEDSLPGIRAAKAARMKVLAVANTHTIQDLHEADAISASLSETRLNDVRARLWPT, encoded by the coding sequence ATGCACGCCGTAATCTTTGACTTCGATGGTGTCATTGCCGACACCGAACCCCTGCACTTTGAAAGTCTGCGCCGAATATTGGCAGACATCGAGATCAGTTTGACCAAACAAGACTATTACGCCGACTATCTCGGCTTCGACGATCGCGGATGTATTCTGGAGGCACTGCGAATCAATCGCCGACCGACTTCTCCTTCGCTTCTCAAAGAGTTGATGACGAAAAAGGCCGCCGCCTATTTGACCTCGATCAAAGATCATCTCGTGATTTTCCCGGGTGTCAGAGAATTTGTCGAAGCTGCCGCAGCCACCTACCCCATTGCCATCGCCTCTGGTGCCTTGCGCCCTGAGATCGAGTTGGTACTGGAACAAATCGGGATCCGAAAAGCATTTGGTCACATTACCAGCGCAGAGGATGTGACGTGCGGCAAACCCAATCCAGAACCGTTTCTGCAGGCCCTGGCCGGACTGAACCGTCACCAGTCCACGGCTGCGATTTCGCCTGATTCATGCCTGGTCATCGAAGACTCCCTCCCCGGCATTCGTGCCGCGAAAGCGGCGAGGATGAAGGTCTTAGCGGTGGCTAACACACACACCATCCAGGACCTACACGAGGCTGATGCCATCAGCGCTAGTTTGAGCGAAACGCGCCTCAATGATGTGCGTGCCCGCTTATGGCCGACATAA